The genome window ACGAAGCACTTCTTTATGAGGAATACCAGTTTCTGTCTTATCAAGAACAGTTGCGAATGCAGGACCGACTGCAATTACAACTTCATCCTTAGAATATCCAGGTTTTGCTTCTCCAACTGGTTGGAACCAGTCAAGTTTCTTTTCTGGAACAGCTTTACTATTTGGTTGTTGCACCTCTTGAGTTGCTGTTGCAGTACTATCATTACTTTTATCAAAGTCAATCTTAGTATCGATTTGATTAGTTTCGCTTAAAACTTCTTTAACGATTTTACGTAATAAGTTTTCATCAATATCAGCCATAACAGATTACCTCCTCTCTACAGTTCCAAATGTTCTGGATCAAGGGCGAATGGTAAGTCTTTAATCCGATCCCATTCTTCCTTGTCTTCATATAGACGGTATCCAGTACCTGGTCCTTGATAATCATTTCCGTCGTTAACAGCAGAAGTGACGTTCCAATCTTTATCAAAAATAGAAGATGTTTGAAGGTAATCACCAACAACTTTTTGTTTTTGAAGGTTCAAAATTGCTTCAGCGACATCTTTAAATCCGTGGTTGTACAATGCCTTGATAATATCAATAGCAGTAATTCCACGATCCATCATATCTTGAGCAGCCTTCATATCTGCAACCATATCCCGCTTTGGCATGTCATCATGGGTGTTAGCATACGTTGCTGCTTCGACCTCTTCATCAGTAATCTTTGGTAATCCAAGATCTTCAAATACTGCTTGAAGGGCTTTAGCGGCCTTATTACGTGCCTTAATAATGGTTTCTTCCTTAACAGGGTGAATACCATAATATTGACCCAAGTCACGTTCCATAACATACATATCATCGTAGTCCATAGCATCAGTGTTTGAACCAGCGAAGGTATTATCGTAGTTAGGAGTTGATGAGTAACCAGAGTTAATATAATCAGTACCGGCAATAAATTGACCAATAAACCGTTCAGTCCGCCGCATATCGGAGTGTGAGTATGCTTGGTCACAACCAGAAGCACATTCGATGTCACACATCATACATAACAAGTTTTCACCGAGAACTTCACGAATACCATTAGGAACAGCACCAGGAATTTCAATACAACTTACGGCACCATTTTGAAGTCCTTGAACACCTGAAGCCTTAGTAAGTAAAATACAACGCGCTTCAAGGTAAAGCATTGACTTACCTTCTGGATAACCCATCAAAACTTCTGAACCGGCACCTGAAGTAAATCGCATCTTCAAACCACGTGATGCATAACAAGATGCCAAGAAGCCTTTAGACCATGGAG of Limosilactobacillus reuteri subsp. reuteri contains these proteins:
- a CDS encoding propanediol/glycerol family dehydratase large subunit; translation: MKRQKRFEELEKRPIHQDTFVKEWPEEGFVAMMGPNDPKPSVKVENGKIVEMDGKKLEDFDLIDLYIAKYGINIDNVEKVMNMDSTKIARMLVDPNVSRDEIIEITSALTPAKAEEIISKLDFGEMIMAVKKMRPRRKPDNQCHVTNTVDNPVQIAADAADAALRGFPEQETTTAVARYAPFNAISILIGAQTGRPGVLTQCSVEEATELQLGMRGFTAYAETISVYGTDRVFTDGDDTPWSKGFLASCYASRGLKMRFTSGAGSEVLMGYPEGKSMLYLEARCILLTKASGVQGLQNGAVSCIEIPGAVPNGIREVLGENLLCMMCDIECASGCDQAYSHSDMRRTERFIGQFIAGTDYINSGYSSTPNYDNTFAGSNTDAMDYDDMYVMERDLGQYYGIHPVKEETIIKARNKAAKALQAVFEDLGLPKITDEEVEAATYANTHDDMPKRDMVADMKAAQDMMDRGITAIDIIKALYNHGFKDVAEAILNLQKQKVVGDYLQTSSIFDKDWNVTSAVNDGNDYQGPGTGYRLYEDKEEWDRIKDLPFALDPEHLEL